A stretch of Hoplias malabaricus isolate fHopMal1 chromosome 10, fHopMal1.hap1, whole genome shotgun sequence DNA encodes these proteins:
- the has1 gene encoding hyaluronan synthase 1 produces the protein MEIKPILRRLVSVVRAFFTFLFALLVLGLVIWAYVAGIPIISSPYGIVSFGFYGLLLSLHLLVQSIFAFVEHRQMRARSKPCSYTRTIGFTISAFQEDPVYLRECLQSVRALEYPSELLRIVMVIDGNSEDDRYMMEMFREIFADQDPGCYIWKNNYHTWDPKVQQGQVAGPWGDSGLGFEEDPQRREVEQLINSKRCVCIMQKWGGKREVMYTAFKALGPTVDYIQVCDSDTKLDPLATVELVKVLESNQRYGAVGGDVMILNLKDSYISFMSSLRYWMAFNIERSCQSFFNCVSCISGPLGLYRNDLLQQFLEDWYNQSFLGTHCTFGDDRHLTNRMLSMGYATKYTARSKCYTETPAQFLRWLNQQTRWTKSYFREWLYNAMWWHKHHLWMTYESIVSGVFPFFVTATIIRLFWTGSLWDILWVLCCIQLIGLIKAAYACILRQKAVMVFMSLYSALYMTSLLPAKYFAILTMNKSSWGTSGRRKMVGNYIPLLPLSVWGAILLSGLGYTIYRESRLDWTTAEKQEEIRFLIFGSMAYVTYWLIMCLLYWVWFRRVCRKRSQSYNVSV, from the exons ATGGAAATAAAACCAATTTTAAGGAGGCTTGTCTCTGTGGTTAGAGCCTTCTTCACATTCCTCTTTGCCCTCCTCGTACTCGGTCTGGTAATATGGGCCTACGTTGCCGGGATTCCCATCATTTCTTCCCCATATGGAATTGTCTCCTTTGGCTTCTATGGCCTCCTCCTGAGCCTCCATCTTCTGGTCCAGAGCATCTTTGCCTTTGTTGAGCACCGACAGATGAGAGCCCGTTCCAAGCCTTGTTCCTACACTCGGACCATTGGTTTCACTATCTCTGCTTTTCAGGAAGACCCTGTATATCTTCGTGAATGTTTACAGTCTGTAAGGGCCCTTGAGTATCCATCAGAACTCCTCCGGATTGTCATGGTGATTGACGGCAACTCGGAAGACGACCGTTATATGATGGAAATGTTCCGGGAGATCTTCGCCGACCAAGATCCTGGCTGCTATATTTGGAAGAACAACTATCATACATGGGATCCCAAGGTTCAGCAGGGTCAGGTGGCTGGACCCTGGGGGGACAGTGGGCTTGGATTTGAGGAGGACCCTCAGCGCCGGGAGGTGGAGCAACTAATCAACAGCAAGAGGTGCGTTTGCATCATGCAAAAGTGGGGAGGCAAGAGAGAAGTGATGTACACAGCCTTCAAAGCACTAGGACCAACTGTGGACTATATTCAG GTGTGTGACTCGGACACTAAGCTTGACCCTTTGGCCACAGTGGAGCTGGTGAAGGTGTTGGAGAGTAACCAGAGGTATGGAGCAGTAGGTGGAGATGTGATGATCCTGAACCTAAAGGATTCCTACATCAGCTTCATGAGCAGCCTGAGGTATTGGATGGCTTTCAACATTGAGAGGTCCTGCCAGTCCTTCTTCAACTGTGTCTCCTGTATTAGTGGCCCCTTAG GTCTGTATAGGAATGACCTGTTACAGCAGTTTCTGGAGGACTGGTACAACCAGAGTTTCCTTGGGACACACTGCACCTTCGGGGATGATCGCCATCTTACCAACCGTATGCTGAGCATGGGCTACGCCACCAA GTACACGGCTCGCTCCAAGTGCTACACAGAGACTCCAGCCCAGTTCCTCCGGTGGCTGAACCAGCAGACTCGCTGGACAAAGTCCTACTTCCGGGAGTGGCTGTACAACGCCATGTGGTGGCACAAGCATCACCTATGGATGACTTATGAATCAATCGTGTCCGGTGTCTTCCCCTTCTTTGTCACAGCCACCATCATCCGGCTCTTCTGGACAGGCAGCCTTTGGGACATCTTGTGGGTCCTGTGCTGCATCCAGTTGATTGGACTCATTAAGGCAGCGTATGCTTGCATCCTCAGACAGAAAGCAGTCATGGTCTTCATGTCTCTGTACTCTGCCCTCTACATGACCAGCCTGCTTCCTGCCAAGTACTTTGCTATTCTGACCATGAACAAGAGCAGCTGGGGGACCTCTGGCCGCCGCAAGATGGTGGGCAACTACATTCCCCTGCTTCCACTATCTGTGTGGGGGGCAATCTTGCTGAGCGGCTTGGGCTACACTATCTACCGGGAGAGCCGTCTAGACTGGACCACAGCTGAGAAGCAAGAGGAGATCAGGTTTCTGATCTTTGGCTCAATGGCTTACGTCACCTACTGGCTCATAATGTGTCTCCTCTATTGGGTGTGGTTCCGCAGAGTGTGCCGGAAGCGTTCGCAAAGTtataatgtgagtgtgtaa